One window of Psychrobacillus sp. FSL H8-0483 genomic DNA carries:
- the rsmH gene encoding 16S rRNA (cytosine(1402)-N(4))-methyltransferase RsmH has translation MFHHTTVLLKETVDGLAIRPDGIYVDCTLGGAGHSEYLVKQLNEQGRLICFDQDMTAIENAKIKLAAYLDQVTFVHANFRYLKEELYKIGIEKVDGILYDLGVSSPQLDTPERGFSYNYDAPLDMRMDQTSELTAFHVVNEWPYEKLVKIFFRYGEEKFSKQVARKIEQAREVAPIETTFQLVELIKAGIPAAARRTGGHPAKRIFQAIRIAVNDELGAAEDSLEDAIRMIKVGGRVSVITFHSLEDRLTKTIFKEASSVPNLPPNLPVIPAGLEPMLKLVTRKPILPSEEELEVNNRSRSAKLRIVEKLIEKGSV, from the coding sequence TTGTTTCATCACACAACCGTATTACTTAAAGAAACAGTAGATGGACTAGCTATTCGTCCAGATGGTATTTATGTAGACTGTACCCTTGGCGGAGCGGGACATAGTGAATATTTAGTTAAACAATTAAACGAACAGGGCAGGTTAATCTGTTTTGATCAAGACATGACTGCTATCGAGAATGCAAAGATTAAACTTGCAGCCTATTTAGATCAAGTAACATTTGTACATGCTAATTTCCGTTATTTAAAAGAAGAACTATATAAAATAGGGATTGAAAAAGTAGACGGTATTTTATATGACTTAGGTGTTTCATCACCTCAACTAGATACTCCAGAACGTGGTTTTAGTTACAACTACGATGCGCCATTAGATATGCGAATGGATCAAACAAGTGAGTTAACAGCTTTCCATGTAGTGAATGAATGGCCGTATGAAAAACTAGTGAAAATCTTTTTCCGTTATGGAGAAGAGAAATTTTCGAAGCAAGTAGCGCGAAAAATTGAACAAGCAAGAGAAGTCGCTCCGATCGAAACAACATTTCAATTAGTAGAGTTAATAAAAGCAGGAATACCTGCAGCTGCAAGGAGAACTGGTGGACATCCAGCTAAAAGAATTTTCCAAGCAATCCGAATAGCTGTTAATGATGAACTAGGAGCAGCAGAGGATTCCTTAGAAGATGCAATTCGAATGATTAAAGTGGGTGGAAGAGTAAGTGTTATTACATTCCATTCTCTAGAAGATAGATTAACTAAAACAATTTTCAAAGAAGCATCATCGGTACCTAACTTGCCGCCTAACTTGCCAGTAATTCCAGCAGGTCTGGAGCCAATGTTAAAACTAGTAACAAGAAAGCCGATTTTGCCATCGGAAGAAGAATTAGAAGTAAATAATCGTTCTCGTTCTGCTAAGCTGCGAATTGTGGAAAAACTAATTGAAAAGGGAAGTGTTTAA
- the ftsL gene encoding cell division protein FtsL, which produces MALRNHQSKTYITQPSSPKQPQLKKQAKQQRYLITKGERVLFLMLLTVVTILGIMIIQTQATVRATSADISLLEQQIDTTSKENTDLSIQVSELSTYKRIWKKAEELGLKLNEQNVKVVPGQ; this is translated from the coding sequence ATGGCTTTACGTAATCATCAGTCAAAAACTTACATAACTCAGCCTTCTTCTCCTAAACAACCACAATTGAAGAAGCAAGCAAAACAACAGAGGTATCTAATTACAAAAGGTGAACGAGTTCTGTTTCTTATGTTATTAACTGTCGTAACTATACTTGGTATAATGATTATTCAAACTCAAGCGACTGTTCGTGCAACATCTGCGGACATTTCACTACTTGAACAACAAATAGACACGACTTCAAAAGAAAATACAGACTTGTCCATTCAAGTAAGTGAATTATCTACCTATAAGCGTATTTGGAAAAAGGCGGAAGAGCTCGGTTTGAAACTGAATGAGCAAAACGTAAAGGTAGTACCAGGACAATGA
- a CDS encoding penicillin-binding transpeptidase domain-containing protein — protein MNKKFRFQWGAFLMFLLYGGLFFLLLSRFLFIQVTGTAEGQVLATRADSKYSREQVLQASRGKILDRNGEVIVEDTISYKMIAVIRSDASKNSSIPRHVIDPAKTAQVLSKYIDMTEQEILDLLNKNIQAEKYQVEFGKAGRDISHEEMMEIQGYQLPGIIFIQDLKRLYPNGEFASHLIGFALKEETEDGEAHTVGKMGLEYIYNKELTGTPGKVEFKSDTKGFLLPNAEKMVTEPQDGQDIYLTIDKTIQNFLEDALNKAEEKYSPERMTAIVANPKTGEILAMSQRPTFEPNTREGLSTNWLNEATEQTIEPGSTMKIFTLAAAIEEGVWDPNATYKSGSYSVYDRTIRDHNVVGWGNITFLEGFQRSSNVSMAYLLQRLGEDTFLDYIHRFGFGQKTGIDLPNEASGIISDQYPINRVTTTYGQGSTVTPIQLVQAMTAIANKGKMMQPYVIDKIVNPNTGEIVSNHEPTEKESPISAKTADQVKEILASTVTSEHGTAKRFKLNEYTTAGKTGTAQIAKPDGGYYWGRELFLYSFLGMAPVEDPQLVVYVTVHKPHLEDTEVGSQPVSDIFNSVTENSLKYLNIQPENLELSEPIEMPDVVGNNVVESQIALESQGLKTVIIGQSENVVEQYPTAGTSIISSGLVFIKGQGEIQLPNFSGWSKRNLMIYKSLANLPIEIIGEGFVTKQSLTAGSVVSDNTPIVVQLETPEETTNALLVEETEEGLPQD, from the coding sequence ATGAATAAGAAATTTCGTTTTCAATGGGGAGCCTTTCTAATGTTTTTACTTTATGGAGGGCTCTTTTTTCTATTGCTAAGCCGATTTTTATTTATCCAAGTAACTGGTACAGCAGAAGGGCAAGTATTAGCAACAAGAGCAGATTCCAAGTATAGTAGAGAACAAGTTTTACAAGCAAGTAGAGGGAAGATTTTAGATCGTAATGGAGAAGTCATTGTGGAAGATACAATAAGCTATAAAATGATTGCCGTTATTAGATCAGATGCTTCCAAGAATAGTAGTATTCCTCGACATGTAATTGATCCAGCAAAAACGGCTCAAGTATTATCGAAATATATTGATATGACAGAACAGGAAATACTAGATTTACTCAATAAAAATATACAAGCTGAAAAATATCAAGTAGAATTCGGAAAAGCTGGAAGAGACATTAGTCATGAAGAAATGATGGAGATACAAGGGTATCAGCTACCTGGTATTATTTTTATTCAAGATTTGAAAAGGCTATATCCCAATGGGGAGTTTGCTTCCCACCTAATTGGCTTTGCGCTTAAAGAAGAAACAGAAGATGGGGAAGCCCATACAGTAGGAAAAATGGGACTTGAATATATTTATAACAAAGAGTTAACAGGTACTCCTGGAAAAGTAGAATTTAAAAGTGATACAAAGGGATTTTTACTTCCGAATGCTGAGAAAATGGTGACGGAGCCACAAGATGGACAAGATATCTACTTAACCATTGATAAAACCATTCAAAACTTTTTAGAAGATGCACTAAATAAAGCGGAAGAGAAATATAGTCCGGAACGTATGACAGCAATTGTAGCAAACCCAAAAACGGGCGAAATTTTAGCGATGTCTCAAAGGCCAACATTTGAGCCGAACACGAGAGAGGGCTTATCAACCAACTGGTTAAACGAAGCAACCGAACAAACAATTGAACCAGGCTCTACAATGAAAATTTTCACGTTAGCTGCGGCAATTGAAGAAGGTGTATGGGACCCTAATGCAACGTATAAATCAGGTTCGTACAGTGTATATGACCGAACAATTCGAGATCATAACGTGGTAGGTTGGGGAAATATTACCTTTCTAGAAGGGTTTCAACGTTCGTCCAACGTTTCAATGGCTTATTTGCTTCAACGTCTAGGGGAAGATACCTTTCTTGACTATATTCATCGTTTTGGATTTGGTCAGAAAACTGGAATTGACTTGCCAAACGAAGCAAGTGGAATAATAAGTGATCAGTACCCAATCAATAGAGTGACAACCACTTATGGGCAAGGTTCCACAGTTACACCTATTCAGTTAGTGCAAGCCATGACAGCCATTGCGAATAAAGGGAAAATGATGCAGCCGTATGTCATCGACAAAATTGTTAATCCGAATACGGGTGAAATAGTAAGTAACCATGAGCCTACTGAAAAAGAGTCGCCGATTTCAGCAAAGACTGCTGATCAGGTTAAAGAAATACTGGCAAGTACGGTTACATCTGAACATGGTACAGCAAAACGATTTAAGTTAAATGAATATACAACCGCTGGGAAAACAGGGACAGCGCAAATAGCAAAGCCTGATGGAGGATATTATTGGGGGCGTGAATTATTTTTATATTCATTCCTTGGAATGGCACCTGTCGAGGATCCTCAGTTAGTTGTATATGTCACAGTTCATAAACCACATTTAGAAGATACTGAAGTTGGGTCGCAGCCTGTTTCAGATATATTTAATTCCGTGACAGAAAATAGTCTGAAGTATTTAAACATTCAACCTGAAAATCTTGAATTATCTGAACCAATTGAAATGCCAGATGTTGTTGGTAATAATGTTGTGGAAAGCCAAATAGCACTAGAGTCACAAGGATTGAAAACTGTTATAATTGGACAGTCAGAAAATGTAGTGGAGCAATACCCAACAGCGGGAACTTCTATTATTTCCAGTGGGTTGGTATTTATTAAAGGACAAGGGGAAATTCAATTACCAAATTTCTCTGGCTGGTCCAAAAGGAATTTAATGATTTATAAATCATTAGCAAATCTTCCGATAGAAATTATTGGAGAAGGATTCGTAACAAAACAAAGTCTGACAGCAGGTTCTGTAGTTTCAGATAACACACCAATAGTCGTTCAATTAGAGACTCCAGAGGAAACTACAAACGCTCTTTTGGTAGAGGAAACAGAGGAAGGTCTTCCTCAAGACTAA
- a CDS encoding penicillin-binding transpeptidase domain-containing protein, with the protein MTVILFLLVASKLVQLQFFQFDELTLKAKESWDRELPYASLRGSILDRNGEVIVGNKLSPTLFYMPSQNDEPEKVAEQIAPLIEMEKEALFEQLNKRASIVKIAPAGKNISTELAMEIQDKNIKGLYAGVDYIRDYPHGEMLSRLLGFTGYDAQGLAGIEYQYDSILKGKSSAIRMFTDAKGVPLPHVDDGWKSGDAGNHVQLTIDMKIQEVVERELSQAMLKYDATQAIAIAMNPNNGEILALASAPNFDPSAYQEADSTIYNRNLPVWMTFEPGSTFKIITLSAALEENVVDLENDHFFDPGYAMVEGARLRCWKRQGHGDETFLEVVQDSCNPGFVELGRRVGPDKLQDYIRKFGFGQSTGSGMAGESTGILFSEEGYGPVEHATTSFGQGISVTPIQQVQAVAAAVNGGYLYRPYIVKNILDGETNDILSSTEPEMKNQVISEETSAKVRDALEHVVALGSGRHAYRDGLRIGGKTGTAQKVKDGRYMDGEYIVSFIGFAPADNPEIVVYVAIDNPKNSSVFGSVIAAPIVGQIIEDSLEISDGGKQIEKEYRWGDIQQVRVPNLVGVKKNKITSYMYPFSIVWHGDGEEILTQLPKENSLIPLDGTIHVYTK; encoded by the coding sequence ATGACGGTTATATTATTCTTGTTAGTTGCTTCGAAGTTAGTACAACTTCAGTTTTTTCAATTTGATGAACTGACGCTGAAAGCGAAAGAAAGCTGGGATCGAGAATTACCATACGCATCACTTCGAGGTAGTATATTGGATAGAAATGGTGAAGTAATCGTAGGAAATAAGCTTTCACCAACCTTATTTTATATGCCATCTCAAAACGATGAACCAGAAAAAGTTGCGGAGCAAATTGCACCACTTATAGAAATGGAAAAAGAAGCACTATTTGAACAACTTAATAAAAGAGCTTCTATTGTTAAAATTGCCCCAGCAGGAAAAAATATTTCGACCGAACTTGCGATGGAAATTCAAGATAAAAATATAAAAGGCTTGTATGCGGGTGTCGATTATATACGAGACTATCCACATGGGGAGATGCTTTCGAGATTGCTAGGATTCACTGGCTACGATGCTCAAGGACTAGCAGGGATTGAATACCAATATGATTCCATATTAAAAGGAAAGTCATCAGCAATACGTATGTTTACAGATGCAAAAGGGGTACCTCTACCTCATGTGGATGATGGTTGGAAAAGTGGAGATGCTGGGAATCATGTCCAATTAACAATTGATATGAAAATTCAGGAAGTCGTAGAAAGAGAGCTTTCTCAAGCAATGCTGAAGTATGATGCAACGCAAGCAATTGCAATAGCGATGAATCCGAATAATGGAGAGATACTTGCATTAGCTTCCGCACCAAATTTTGATCCCTCAGCGTATCAAGAGGCGGATTCTACTATTTATAATCGTAATTTACCAGTTTGGATGACATTTGAACCTGGCTCGACATTTAAAATAATTACACTAAGTGCTGCATTAGAAGAAAATGTAGTGGATTTAGAAAATGATCATTTTTTTGATCCTGGATACGCAATGGTAGAAGGTGCTAGACTCCGGTGTTGGAAAAGGCAAGGGCATGGAGATGAAACTTTCCTAGAAGTAGTCCAAGATTCCTGTAATCCAGGTTTTGTCGAGCTAGGTAGAAGAGTAGGTCCGGATAAGCTTCAGGATTACATACGTAAATTTGGTTTTGGACAGTCAACAGGATCTGGAATGGCTGGAGAATCAACGGGCATTCTATTTAGTGAAGAAGGTTATGGACCCGTCGAGCATGCCACCACATCATTCGGTCAAGGGATATCGGTAACACCAATACAACAAGTGCAAGCAGTTGCTGCAGCAGTGAACGGCGGTTATTTATATAGACCATATATTGTTAAAAATATCTTAGACGGAGAAACGAATGATATTTTATCGAGTACCGAACCAGAGATGAAAAACCAAGTAATCAGTGAAGAAACTTCTGCAAAAGTTCGAGATGCGCTAGAACATGTTGTAGCGTTAGGCTCAGGAAGGCATGCGTATAGAGATGGTTTGCGAATTGGTGGAAAAACAGGAACTGCCCAAAAGGTAAAAGACGGTAGATATATGGATGGTGAATATATCGTATCTTTTATCGGTTTTGCCCCAGCGGATAATCCAGAAATAGTTGTATACGTTGCAATAGATAATCCCAAAAATTCTTCCGTGTTTGGGTCTGTCATTGCAGCACCAATCGTTGGGCAAATTATTGAAGATTCCCTCGAAATTTCTGACGGTGGTAAACAGATAGAAAAAGAATATAGATGGGGGGATATCCAGCAAGTTCGCGTTCCAAACTTAGTAGGAGTGAAGAAAAACAAAATAACATCCTATATGTATCCATTCTCCATTGTTTGGCACGGGGACGGGGAAGAAATACTAACCCAATTACCAAAAGAAAATAGTCTTATTCCATTGGATGGGACCATACATGTTTACACAAAATAA
- the mraY gene encoding phospho-N-acetylmuramoyl-pentapeptide-transferase, translating to MTLSTTIITLFVSFLLSVILAPIVIPYLRRMKFGQSIREEGPESHQKKAGTPTMGGLIFLTSIIVSTLAISLYFGELTTQSIVLLIILVGFGLIGFLDDFIKVVLKRNLGLTSIQKLIGQIIISVIAYFLLKLGPFDTSLAIPFTDIHFSLGQFYVAFLIFWLVGFSNAVNLSDGLDGLVSGTASVSFATFAVLALAYEQADIAIFAFSVAGALLGFLLFNKNPAKVFMGDTGSLALGGALAMVSILVKQEVLLLLVGIIFVIETLSVILQVISFKTTGKRIFKMSPIHHHFELSGWNERKIVTVFWAINFIAAMLVVIMEVM from the coding sequence ATGACATTATCAACAACGATCATTACACTTTTTGTTAGCTTTCTCTTATCTGTTATTCTTGCCCCAATCGTCATCCCTTATTTAAGGAGGATGAAATTTGGGCAAAGCATAAGAGAAGAAGGCCCGGAATCACATCAGAAAAAAGCAGGTACACCAACTATGGGGGGACTTATATTTTTAACTTCCATTATTGTTTCCACACTTGCTATTTCATTATACTTTGGTGAGCTAACGACGCAATCAATTGTCTTGCTTATCATATTAGTTGGATTTGGTCTTATTGGATTTTTAGATGATTTTATTAAAGTAGTATTAAAACGAAATCTTGGCTTAACATCCATTCAAAAATTGATTGGTCAAATTATTATTTCGGTTATCGCGTATTTCTTATTGAAGCTTGGACCATTTGATACATCTCTTGCAATTCCTTTTACAGATATACATTTTTCACTTGGACAATTTTATGTAGCATTTCTCATCTTTTGGTTAGTTGGATTTTCAAATGCAGTAAATCTGTCTGATGGTTTAGATGGATTAGTTTCTGGAACAGCATCGGTCTCCTTTGCAACATTCGCAGTACTTGCACTTGCTTATGAACAAGCGGACATTGCCATCTTTGCTTTTAGTGTAGCCGGAGCACTTTTAGGATTTCTTTTATTCAATAAAAACCCAGCGAAAGTGTTCATGGGTGATACAGGATCTCTTGCATTAGGTGGAGCTCTTGCAATGGTCTCCATTTTGGTAAAACAAGAGGTATTGCTATTACTCGTTGGGATAATATTCGTGATCGAAACGTTATCTGTTATTTTACAAGTGATTAGCTTTAAAACGACAGGTAAGCGAATTTTCAAAATGAGCCCGATCCATCATCATTTTGAGCTTTCTGGTTGGAATGAACGAAAAATCGTAACCGTATTTTGGGCGATTAACTTTATTGCGGCAATGCTGGTAGTAATCATGGAGGTTATGTAA
- the murD gene encoding UDP-N-acetylmuramoyl-L-alanine--D-glutamate ligase, producing MKQLPFVYHKKILVLGLAKSGTAAAEILHDLGAFVTVNDSKPFEQNDNAQYLLTKGLTVICGSHPEDLLDEGFSLVVKNPGIPYTNVVIKEAQKRGIPVWTEVELAYRISDAPMIGITGSNGKTTTTTLIFEMLAAGDKHPLIAGNIGTVASSVAKEASNENTIVTELSSFQLMGVEQLKPKISVLLNLYEAHLDYHADFQEYTDAKFNIAKKQDATDWFIFNGEQRIVKDYAEKSMASKVPFYVSNKTNDGISADDLYIYWNGEKLFERSIIALRGKHNLENVLAATASALLMDCSLESILHVLSTFQGVKHRTQFVREWKGRKFYNDSKATNALATKSALEGFSEPIILIAGGVDRGHSFDELVPYLHNVKALIHFGETADRLQEFGEQQGIPTVIQVNNLAEAMQEGVNVSVEGDVVLLSPACASWDQYESFELRGDEFIEKVLALQE from the coding sequence GTGAAACAATTACCGTTTGTCTATCATAAAAAAATACTTGTACTAGGTTTAGCGAAAAGTGGTACAGCTGCAGCAGAAATTTTGCATGATTTAGGTGCATTTGTAACTGTCAATGATTCTAAGCCATTTGAACAAAATGATAACGCACAGTATTTACTTACAAAAGGGTTAACTGTTATTTGTGGAAGTCACCCCGAGGATCTTTTAGACGAGGGTTTCAGTCTTGTAGTTAAGAATCCAGGAATTCCGTATACTAATGTAGTCATTAAAGAAGCCCAAAAAAGAGGCATTCCAGTTTGGACAGAGGTAGAACTAGCTTATCGAATTAGTGATGCACCAATGATTGGAATAACAGGTTCAAATGGGAAAACGACTACAACTACTTTAATTTTTGAAATGCTAGCAGCAGGCGATAAGCATCCGCTAATTGCCGGAAATATCGGAACTGTTGCAAGTAGCGTTGCGAAAGAAGCTTCGAATGAAAATACGATTGTAACAGAGTTATCATCATTTCAGTTGATGGGTGTAGAGCAGTTAAAACCAAAAATCTCTGTATTGCTGAATTTGTATGAAGCTCATTTAGATTATCATGCTGATTTCCAAGAATACACGGATGCAAAATTTAATATTGCCAAAAAACAAGATGCTACAGACTGGTTTATTTTTAACGGAGAACAAAGGATAGTTAAGGATTATGCTGAGAAAAGCATGGCTTCCAAAGTACCATTCTATGTTAGTAATAAAACAAACGATGGCATAAGTGCCGATGATTTGTATATATATTGGAATGGGGAAAAACTGTTTGAACGTTCGATTATCGCACTTCGTGGTAAACATAATCTAGAAAATGTGTTGGCAGCAACTGCTTCTGCATTACTTATGGATTGCTCTTTGGAAAGTATCCTCCATGTGCTTTCTACATTTCAAGGGGTTAAGCATCGCACTCAATTTGTTAGAGAGTGGAAAGGTCGCAAGTTTTATAATGACTCCAAAGCTACAAATGCTCTTGCTACAAAGAGCGCATTAGAAGGCTTCTCGGAACCAATTATTTTAATCGCTGGCGGAGTGGATCGTGGACACTCATTTGATGAATTAGTCCCTTATTTACATAATGTGAAAGCTTTAATTCACTTTGGGGAAACTGCCGATCGTCTGCAGGAGTTTGGAGAACAACAAGGTATTCCTACTGTCATTCAAGTGAACAACTTAGCAGAAGCAATGCAAGAAGGGGTAAACGTTTCGGTAGAAGGAGATGTTGTTTTATTATCACCGGCTTGTGCGAGCTGGGACCAATACGAAAGCTTTGAGCTTCGTGGGGATGAGTTTATAGAAAAAGTTCTAGCGTTACAAGAGTAA
- a CDS encoding putative peptidoglycan glycosyltransferase FtsW, whose protein sequence is MSSVLFLSIIGILFVHSAGSYWSEVHYKGQLPFALKQGSYLIVGILGAFLIQNNGLIRLPTFWRVLYLVSIALLVGVLIPGIGVVRNGSQSWISLGFMNFQPAELAKIAVLGVLASALANEKKSKSKVYIQSAVLLILPIGLIMLQPDFGSAFVLVVGVFFLLFAAGLPMKFFAAIGMSGIIAFVLLIVSAPYRLVRIQAFLDPWKDPLGSGFQAIQSLLAIGPAGLFGFGYGNSRQKFLYLPEPQNDFIFSILLEETGFIGGLIVITAFVMFFSTSFTMAARAKTREAQLMIIGFTSLLVVQTFLNMGVVTGLLPVTGVTLPFISYGGSSLVMTWGIIGIILNLANTSSNEGRR, encoded by the coding sequence ATCTCCTCCGTCCTTTTTCTATCCATTATTGGAATTCTATTTGTACACTCAGCAGGCTCTTATTGGAGCGAAGTACATTATAAAGGACAATTGCCTTTTGCACTGAAGCAAGGGAGTTATTTAATTGTTGGAATTTTAGGAGCCTTTTTAATTCAAAATAATGGCCTTATCCGACTTCCGACATTTTGGCGTGTATTGTATTTAGTATCCATTGCATTGTTAGTTGGTGTATTAATACCGGGTATAGGTGTAGTGCGAAACGGTTCTCAAAGCTGGATTTCACTCGGGTTTATGAATTTCCAGCCGGCTGAGCTAGCTAAAATTGCTGTATTAGGAGTGCTAGCTAGTGCATTAGCAAATGAAAAGAAATCAAAAAGTAAAGTATATATTCAAAGTGCTGTATTACTAATATTGCCAATTGGTCTTATCATGCTGCAGCCTGATTTTGGTTCAGCATTTGTCCTTGTCGTTGGGGTTTTCTTCTTATTATTTGCAGCGGGTCTTCCAATGAAATTTTTTGCAGCTATTGGAATGTCAGGAATTATTGCTTTTGTATTATTAATTGTTTCAGCTCCCTATAGACTTGTTCGAATTCAAGCTTTTTTAGATCCATGGAAGGATCCTTTAGGTTCAGGGTTTCAAGCGATTCAATCTTTGCTAGCTATAGGGCCCGCTGGATTGTTTGGCTTTGGATATGGGAACAGTAGACAAAAGTTTTTATACTTGCCAGAGCCTCAAAATGATTTTATTTTCTCCATTTTGCTTGAAGAAACAGGTTTTATTGGTGGGTTAATCGTCATTACAGCTTTTGTTATGTTTTTTTCGACAAGCTTTACGATGGCTGCAAGAGCAAAAACGAGGGAAGCTCAACTAATGATCATCGGATTTACTTCTTTATTGGTAGTACAAACGTTTTTAAATATGGGAGTGGTAACAGGTTTACTTCCTGTTACTGGAGTTACACTGCCATTCATTAGCTATGGAGGGTCTTCTCTAGTTATGACGTGGGGAATCATTGGCATCATATTAAATTTAGCAAATACATCTTCAAATGAAGGGAGGCGGTAG
- a CDS encoding FtsQ-type POTRA domain-containing protein: MEKIIDIEDRIPTLKERRRRRTNKKFSILLFLFVSTLLVVLYFQSSYSQVQTITLDGASLVPKEQYIEQISLEIGDSMWGFREKNLEELLKQNKWVQAVTVKRKWLTEVEIQIEEYKQIGYVEDGDFLRITLENGEIMDTDGQVLPLEGPILSGFDDEKIRLRLIKELKNLNSEVLLTISQINYTPNENDKHSIQVFMNDGNEVQAMIPSFSEKMNFYPFIFSQLEPTVKGIIDLEVGSFFQPYVDVYGEQTDEEAMELEEEQTP, translated from the coding sequence ATGGAAAAAATCATAGATATTGAGGATCGCATACCTACTTTAAAAGAGCGTAGAAGACGTAGAACAAACAAAAAGTTTTCCATTCTACTTTTTCTCTTTGTCTCTACATTATTGGTAGTCCTCTATTTTCAATCTTCTTATAGCCAAGTCCAAACAATTACATTGGACGGGGCATCACTTGTTCCAAAAGAACAGTACATAGAGCAAATTTCGTTGGAAATTGGTGACTCCATGTGGGGGTTTAGAGAAAAGAATTTAGAGGAATTACTGAAACAAAATAAGTGGGTACAAGCGGTTACTGTGAAACGAAAATGGTTAACTGAAGTGGAAATCCAAATAGAAGAATATAAACAAATTGGATATGTAGAAGATGGAGACTTTCTTCGTATTACCCTAGAAAACGGAGAGATTATGGATACAGATGGACAAGTCTTACCGTTAGAAGGGCCGATATTGTCGGGATTTGATGATGAAAAAATTCGACTGCGTTTAATAAAAGAGTTAAAAAACTTAAATAGCGAAGTTCTATTAACTATTTCACAAATAAATTATACACCGAATGAGAATGACAAACATTCCATACAAGTGTTTATGAATGATGGCAATGAGGTACAAGCGATGATCCCTTCATTCTCTGAGAAAATGAATTTTTATCCATTCATTTTTTCGCAACTTGAACCAACTGTGAAGGGAATTATAGATTTGGAAGTGGGGTCATTTTTCCAACCATATGTAGATGTTTATGGCGAACAGACAGATGAGGAGGCGATGGAGCTTGAAGAAGAGCAGACTCCTTAA
- a CDS encoding DUF881 domain-containing protein, whose product MVSLVLGFILAYSYSISSKNEKETSGSSYSFEEMEKYREELINQKEKNKDLTEEINEKQQEIRDFEQSFASSEESVEELVKEAEKLRLLIGDIPSQGKGIAVSLQDGAYNPSQENPNDYIVHESHVFKVINELKISGAEAISINGQRLHANSFIRCTGPVITVDGKTFPAPFTIEAVGDPSVLLASVNLGGGIVDQLTSDNIIVTVEEREKITMPALRGDKN is encoded by the coding sequence ATGGTAAGTTTAGTGCTAGGTTTTATACTCGCCTACTCCTATAGTATTTCTTCCAAAAATGAAAAAGAAACCTCTGGGAGTTCCTATTCATTCGAGGAAATGGAGAAATATAGAGAAGAATTGATTAATCAAAAAGAAAAAAACAAAGATCTCACGGAAGAAATTAATGAAAAACAACAGGAAATTAGAGATTTTGAACAGTCATTTGCAAGTAGTGAAGAAAGTGTAGAAGAGTTAGTAAAAGAAGCAGAAAAGCTAAGGTTATTAATAGGTGATATACCTTCTCAAGGAAAAGGGATTGCGGTTTCTTTACAAGATGGCGCTTATAATCCATCTCAAGAAAATCCAAATGACTATATTGTGCATGAAAGTCATGTTTTTAAAGTGATAAATGAATTAAAAATTTCTGGTGCTGAAGCTATTTCCATTAATGGACAGAGACTTCATGCGAATTCGTTTATACGTTGTACAGGTCCAGTTATTACGGTAGATGGCAAGACATTCCCGGCGCCATTTACAATTGAAGCAGTAGGTGATCCATCCGTATTATTAGCCTCCGTTAATTTGGGTGGAGGAATTGTGGATCAGCTAACAAGCGACAATATTATAGTTACTGTCGAAGAAAGAGAGAAAATAACGATGCCAGCTTTACGAGGCGACAAAAACTAA